The following are encoded in a window of Halosolutus halophilus genomic DNA:
- a CDS encoding ribbon-helix-helix protein, CopG family, whose protein sequence is MPKISVEIPQELLDDLDDHVGDDGKFVNRSDAIRASIRKTLDILDEIDERHDRLETED, encoded by the coding sequence ATGCCCAAGATCAGCGTCGAAATTCCACAGGAGTTGCTCGACGATCTCGACGACCACGTCGGCGACGACGGGAAGTTCGTCAACCGCAGCGACGCCATCCGTGCGTCGATCCGGAAAACCCTCGACATCTTGGACGAGATCGACGAGCGCCACGATCGACTCGAGACGGAGGACTAG
- a CDS encoding 23S rRNA (uridine(2552)-2'-O)-methyltransferase, translated as MTRRDDYYNRAKQEGYRSRAAYKLKQLDELENVISGGDTVVDLGAAPGGWLQVAAEKVGPTGTVIGVDLQRIKDLDDPDLNDRVETIRGDMTEKRTRERVVDAAGGTVDAVVSDMAPNMSGEYSLDQARSLHLARQAFETALELLDTGGNFVVKVFEGPDVDDFRADVEAEFQYVRATAPKATRDESSEIYLVGKGRLTAPIRAGDELEVEIVDVGSEGDGIASVDGYRLFVPGAEDGDTVRVRVEDVKPNFGFAQRLDRD; from the coding sequence ATGACACGACGCGACGACTACTACAACAGGGCGAAACAGGAGGGGTACCGCTCGCGGGCGGCCTACAAGCTCAAACAGCTCGACGAACTGGAGAACGTCATCTCGGGCGGCGACACCGTCGTCGACCTCGGTGCCGCACCCGGCGGCTGGCTACAGGTCGCCGCCGAGAAGGTCGGCCCGACCGGGACGGTCATCGGCGTCGACCTCCAGCGCATCAAAGACCTCGACGACCCCGACCTGAACGATCGGGTCGAGACGATTCGCGGCGACATGACCGAGAAGCGAACCCGCGAGCGCGTCGTGGACGCCGCCGGCGGAACGGTCGACGCGGTCGTCTCCGACATGGCACCCAACATGTCCGGCGAGTACTCGCTCGACCAGGCCCGATCGTTGCACCTCGCGCGACAGGCGTTCGAGACCGCACTCGAACTCCTCGACACTGGCGGGAACTTCGTCGTGAAGGTCTTCGAGGGTCCCGACGTCGACGACTTCCGGGCAGACGTCGAAGCGGAGTTCCAGTACGTCCGCGCGACGGCCCCGAAGGCGACCCGGGACGAGTCCTCCGAGATCTACCTCGTCGGGAAAGGCCGGCTCACGGCCCCGATCCGGGCGGGCGACGAACTCGAGGTCGAAATCGTCGACGTCGGCAGCGAGGGCGACGGGATCGCCTCCGTCGACGGCTACCGGCTGTTCGTCCCGGGGGCGGAGGACGGTGACACCGTCCGGGTTCGCGTCGAGGACGTCAAACCGAACTTCGGGTTCGCACAGCGACTCGATCGGGACTGA
- a CDS encoding UPF0175 family protein yields the protein MKTVTTRIPEDDEEALAELETELSADRSEVLRRLIRQGLSDWRKERALDQLRDHRITLRKAAELADVSYVEMLTLASEEGIDVGYTTADLERDLDRV from the coding sequence ATGAAAACGGTCACTACGCGCATCCCGGAGGACGACGAGGAGGCCCTCGCCGAACTCGAGACGGAGTTGAGTGCTGATCGGTCGGAGGTGCTTCGCCGTCTGATCCGACAGGGCCTCTCCGACTGGCGCAAGGAGCGGGCACTCGACCAGCTCCGTGACCACCGCATTACGCTGCGGAAGGCAGCAGAGCTGGCAGACGTCTCGTACGTCGAGATGTTGACCCTCGCCTCCGAAGAGGGGATCGACGTCGGGTACACGACGGCCGACCTCGAACGCGATCTCGATCGCGTCTAA
- a CDS encoding substrate-binding domain-containing protein has translation MPRTTGGRRVTRRNVLQSGGAVGLAAMAGGCLGGADGNGDNGSNEITMILNPAESDVDIRSQYQPLVDHIESEVDVTISLDRAASYAATLQAIRSDRAHLADTSPSAAVAGRGVADVVGIRVAYGAAQYFSLITTTPDSGIEELTDLEGETIAMASPLSVSGTLVPMTMLKKAGLDTGSAPDGDPVDFTAQHSDHSTAAEQLLNNPDVAAASTGAFSTAPYVPQEQFDELSDDFAEISTEYEDAGTEDEELQLLAVSDPLPRAPIMARSNWDDPVREDVEEAILNAEPEDLSHGDDYEGEELWFSSVVEGSHEDYDPIKEVLDELGLEFEDIS, from the coding sequence ATGCCTCGCACAACAGGCGGACGACGCGTGACGCGACGAAACGTGCTGCAGTCGGGCGGTGCTGTCGGCCTCGCAGCGATGGCTGGCGGCTGTCTGGGGGGAGCCGACGGCAACGGCGACAATGGGAGCAACGAGATCACGATGATCCTCAATCCCGCGGAGTCGGACGTCGACATTCGATCGCAGTACCAACCGCTGGTCGACCACATCGAGTCCGAAGTCGACGTAACGATCAGTCTCGATCGGGCGGCCAGTTACGCGGCGACGCTGCAGGCGATTCGTAGCGATCGGGCGCACCTCGCGGACACGTCGCCGTCGGCCGCCGTCGCGGGTCGCGGCGTCGCCGACGTCGTGGGAATCCGCGTCGCGTACGGTGCCGCACAGTACTTCTCGCTGATCACTACCACGCCCGACAGCGGCATCGAGGAACTGACCGATCTCGAGGGGGAAACGATCGCGATGGCGTCACCGCTCTCCGTCTCGGGGACGCTCGTGCCGATGACGATGCTGAAGAAAGCCGGACTGGATACCGGCTCCGCGCCGGATGGGGATCCCGTCGACTTCACCGCCCAGCACTCGGATCACAGCACGGCGGCCGAACAACTGCTCAACAACCCGGACGTCGCGGCGGCGTCGACCGGCGCGTTCTCCACCGCACCCTACGTTCCACAGGAGCAGTTCGACGAACTCTCGGACGACTTCGCGGAGATCTCCACGGAGTACGAGGACGCGGGCACCGAAGACGAGGAACTACAGTTGCTGGCCGTTTCCGATCCGCTTCCACGGGCTCCGATCATGGCCCGATCGAACTGGGACGACCCGGTTCGCGAGGACGTCGAAGAAGCCATCCTCAACGCCGAGCCGGAGGACCTCAGTCACGGCGATGATTACGAAGGTGAGGAACTCTGGTTCTCCAGCGTCGTCGAGGGCAGCCACGAGGACTACGATCCCATCAAGGAGGTCCTCGACGAACTCGGACTCGAATTCGAAGATATTTCGTAA
- the phnC gene encoding phosphonate ABC transporter ATP-binding protein: protein MSQITVDGLTKAYGDTVALDDVSFEIDAGEFVVVLGVSGSGKSTLLRCINGLTTPTDGTVTIDGDRITSPRDDVAMIFQSHNIIGQMSAYSNALTGSLSRNGFLRSLLRLQNRDEKIRALEALETVGLLDEAQQKARQMSGGQKQRVGIARALVQQPNVLLADEPVASLDPGSAQQVMTYLRAAAADRGLTAMVSLHQVNLARKFGQRFIGLRDGTKVFDGYRDELTIDAIDEIYGDIDTEGMVVMVDDDGSSAVDNQGAV, encoded by the coding sequence ATGAGCCAGATAACAGTGGACGGGCTTACGAAAGCGTACGGGGACACCGTCGCACTCGACGACGTCTCTTTCGAGATCGACGCGGGGGAGTTCGTCGTCGTTCTCGGCGTCTCCGGGTCGGGGAAGTCCACCCTGTTGCGGTGCATAAACGGGCTCACGACCCCGACCGACGGCACCGTCACTATCGACGGCGATCGGATCACGAGCCCGCGCGACGACGTGGCGATGATCTTCCAGAGCCACAACATCATCGGCCAGATGAGCGCGTACTCGAACGCGCTCACCGGCTCGCTGAGCCGGAACGGCTTCCTGCGAAGCCTCCTTCGTCTCCAGAACCGCGACGAGAAGATCCGCGCGCTTGAGGCGCTCGAGACCGTCGGCCTCCTCGACGAGGCCCAGCAGAAAGCCCGCCAGATGAGCGGCGGCCAGAAACAGCGCGTCGGGATCGCCCGGGCGCTCGTCCAGCAACCGAACGTCTTGCTCGCCGACGAACCGGTCGCGAGCCTCGATCCGGGCAGCGCCCAGCAGGTGATGACCTATCTCCGGGCTGCTGCCGCCGATCGCGGCCTGACCGCGATGGTCAGTCTCCACCAGGTCAACCTCGCCCGGAAGTTCGGCCAACGGTTCATCGGCCTCCGCGACGGAACGAAGGTGTTCGACGGCTATCGCGACGAACTCACGATCGACGCGATCGACGAGATCTACGGCGATATCGACACCGAGGGGATGGTGGTGATGGTGGACGACGACGGGTCCTCCGCCGTCGACAACCAGGGGGCAGTCTGA
- the phnE gene encoding phosphonate ABC transporter, permease protein PhnE: MSGSTAAEPEPVDETAGSRVVDRLDRIRHSRRVQAAGAAALVAVVGFLFVQALSAVGFFSESYQWGFFFKSLRDFFPITLYAGWLPFLDVQQYWAFISDRNLLFDPASFEQFVANPINFVFGTSLGIFSIFGEAGITLAIGFAGTILGFPLALLFGILGSERVTPFPLNFLFRSTMSAIRSIPALVWALIYIPLAGLTPLAALLAVGTDTIGNLGRLFTDELEEIEDGPIEAMETTGASRPQVIVFGMLSQVRTSFIAWTLYIFEINVRIAVSLGIIGAGGLGEILDVQQGLFQFTNAMATLLCIFLLIISVELFSQRIRSRLRADDEPMGLRELLFGLPQRLIESLAR, encoded by the coding sequence ATGAGCGGGAGCACCGCAGCCGAACCCGAGCCGGTGGACGAAACCGCCGGCAGCCGCGTCGTCGATCGATTGGATCGAATCCGCCATTCCCGCCGCGTTCAGGCCGCCGGAGCCGCCGCGCTCGTCGCCGTCGTCGGCTTTCTCTTCGTCCAGGCGCTCAGCGCGGTCGGCTTCTTCAGCGAGAGCTACCAGTGGGGCTTCTTCTTCAAATCACTCCGTGACTTCTTCCCGATCACGCTGTACGCTGGCTGGCTCCCGTTCCTCGACGTCCAGCAGTACTGGGCGTTCATCTCCGACCGGAACCTCCTCTTCGATCCGGCGAGTTTCGAGCAGTTCGTCGCGAATCCGATCAACTTCGTCTTCGGGACCAGCCTCGGAATCTTCTCGATCTTCGGCGAGGCGGGGATCACGCTGGCGATCGGGTTCGCCGGGACGATCCTCGGCTTCCCGCTCGCGTTGCTGTTCGGCATCCTCGGCTCCGAGCGGGTGACTCCCTTCCCCCTCAACTTCCTGTTCCGGAGCACGATGTCGGCGATCCGGTCGATCCCGGCGCTCGTCTGGGCGCTGATCTACATTCCGCTGGCCGGGTTGACGCCGCTGGCCGCGCTGCTCGCCGTCGGCACCGACACGATCGGGAACCTCGGGCGGCTGTTCACCGACGAACTCGAGGAGATCGAGGACGGGCCGATCGAGGCAATGGAGACCACCGGGGCCAGCCGTCCGCAGGTCATCGTGTTCGGGATGCTGAGTCAGGTACGGACCTCCTTTATCGCCTGGACGCTGTACATCTTCGAGATCAACGTCCGGATCGCCGTCTCCCTGGGGATCATCGGGGCCGGCGGCCTCGGCGAGATCCTCGACGTCCAGCAGGGCCTGTTCCAGTTCACCAACGCGATGGCGACGCTGCTGTGTATCTTCCTGCTGATCATCTCGGTCGAACTGTTCAGCCAGCGGATCCGATCGCGACTCCGGGCCGACGACGAACCGATGGGGCTACGCGAGTTGCTCTTCGGCCTGCCCCAGCGGCTGATCGAATCGCTCGCGCGCTGA
- a CDS encoding DNA polymerase sliding clamp: MFKAIVSAETLTSALDSVSVLVDECKIHLEEDGLEIRAVDPANVGMVDLSLDSAAFESYEADGGLIGVDLSRLEDIAGMAESGQLIQLELDEETRKLHIQIDGLEYTLALIDPDSIRQEPDIPDLDLPAEVILEGKDVNRSVKAADMVSDHIALGVDEGEEYFYVDAEGDTDDVHLELTGEDLIDLQVGPAHSLFSLDYLKDMNKAIPSDTEVTLHLGEEFPVKIYFGFGDGQGQVTYMLAPRIQSD, translated from the coding sequence ATGTTCAAGGCCATCGTGAGCGCGGAAACGCTCACCAGCGCGCTCGACTCGGTGAGTGTGCTGGTCGACGAGTGCAAGATCCACCTCGAGGAGGACGGCCTCGAAATCCGGGCCGTCGATCCCGCGAACGTCGGGATGGTCGATCTCTCGCTCGATTCGGCTGCGTTCGAATCCTACGAAGCTGACGGCGGGCTGATCGGCGTCGACCTCTCCCGGCTCGAAGACATCGCGGGCATGGCCGAATCCGGCCAACTGATCCAGCTCGAACTCGACGAGGAGACCCGGAAACTCCACATCCAGATCGACGGGCTCGAGTACACGCTCGCGCTGATCGATCCGGACTCCATCCGACAGGAGCCGGACATTCCGGATCTCGACCTGCCCGCCGAGGTCATCCTCGAAGGCAAGGACGTCAACCGATCGGTGAAGGCGGCGGACATGGTCTCCGATCACATCGCGCTCGGCGTCGACGAGGGCGAGGAGTACTTCTACGTCGACGCGGAGGGCGACACCGACGACGTCCACCTCGAACTCACCGGAGAGGACCTGATCGACCTGCAGGTCGGTCCCGCTCACTCGCTGTTCTCGCTGGACTATCTCAAGGACATGAACAAGGCGATTCCCTCGGATACCGAGGTCACGCTCCACCTCGGCGAGGAGTTCCCCGTCAAGATCTACTTCGGCTTCGGGGACGGACAGGGCCAGGTCACGTACATGCTGGCGCCCCGCATCCAGAGCGACTAG
- a CDS encoding HalOD1 output domain-containing protein, with translation MPSRDAADDPRRRDAAFVTTFDPGAGDRASETVLTAVAAVTGDEPADLSPLYDVVEPDALDALCDHADRVGSDSVHRLWFPYEGVDVCVRSDGEVRILETPSTASA, from the coding sequence ATGCCCTCCAGAGACGCCGCCGACGATCCCCGCCGACGCGACGCCGCCTTCGTCACGACGTTCGATCCCGGTGCCGGCGATCGGGCGAGCGAAACCGTTTTGACGGCAGTCGCGGCGGTAACCGGCGACGAACCGGCCGATCTCTCACCCCTGTACGACGTCGTGGAACCGGACGCACTCGACGCCCTGTGTGACCACGCCGATCGAGTCGGCAGCGATTCCGTCCACCGGCTGTGGTTCCCGTACGAAGGGGTCGACGTCTGCGTCCGCAGCGACGGCGAGGTTCGAATCCTCGAGACGCCGTCGACCGCGAGCGCGTAG
- a CDS encoding alpha/beta fold hydrolase — protein MPRAIRDGVSIYYERDDGDGTPVVFVQGLGYGRWMWRWQREAVADEYGVIAPDNRGTGRSDAGLPPIVPRLPGKLRTPLILKLAGYSIGGLAADLEAVLDDAGIYDAHVVGASMGGMIAQRYALEYSRAKTLTLLCTSHGGPDAVPVPEETQEQIFDVPSGASERETLRHRMRPAFNERFTNRNPHLMDRIIEWRLEQDASDPAREAQTAAVLNFDVSDRLDGIRVPTLVLHGTNDRVVPVENGELLAEKIADARLELVEGGSHCFFIEDADRVNEALLSFLADHE, from the coding sequence ATGCCACGGGCGATTCGAGACGGCGTGTCGATATACTACGAACGCGACGACGGCGACGGCACGCCCGTCGTGTTCGTGCAGGGACTCGGCTACGGACGGTGGATGTGGCGCTGGCAGCGGGAGGCCGTCGCCGACGAGTACGGCGTGATCGCCCCGGACAACCGCGGGACGGGGCGATCGGACGCGGGCCTGCCGCCGATCGTCCCGCGACTCCCAGGCAAACTCCGGACCCCGCTCATCCTCAAACTCGCGGGCTACTCGATCGGCGGCCTGGCCGCCGACCTCGAGGCGGTGCTCGACGACGCGGGGATCTACGACGCCCACGTCGTCGGCGCGAGCATGGGTGGAATGATCGCCCAGCGCTACGCGCTCGAGTACTCGCGGGCGAAGACGCTGACGCTGCTGTGTACGAGCCACGGCGGGCCGGACGCGGTTCCGGTCCCTGAGGAGACCCAGGAACAGATCTTCGACGTGCCGTCCGGTGCGAGCGAGCGCGAGACGCTCCGCCACCGGATGCGCCCGGCCTTCAACGAGCGGTTCACGAACCGGAACCCGCACCTGATGGACCGGATCATCGAGTGGCGACTCGAACAGGACGCGAGCGACCCCGCGCGCGAGGCCCAGACCGCCGCCGTCCTGAACTTCGACGTGAGCGATCGGCTGGACGGCATCCGCGTGCCGACGCTCGTCCTGCACGGGACGAACGATCGGGTGGTCCCGGTCGAGAACGGCGAACTCCTGGCCGAGAAGATCGCGGACGCGCGACTGGAACTCGTCGAGGGGGGGTCACACTGTTTCTTCATCGAAGACGCCGATCGGGTCAACGAGGCGCTGCTGTCGTTCCTCGCCGATCACGAGTGA
- the priL gene encoding DNA primase regulatory subunit PriL codes for MQRLHARYPFLEAARDAVATEAVDLATVVEQDRAVVDRARERVVASLEDGETGDPRRDARVELLSYPVARVLVSMVDERVLVRKYARAEAATAYDRFTDDLTDTTELKSVDATGLDVDSLLAEFDLQDAVRETADGYRIDVGTYVPLAADLWDDEWRLVNRALANGDVPVTESELLTLLREAIRDRIDRGLPFDVPDAIATALEDEAAEIREVLADLELTREIDTVVPDLFPPCMKALLDRIQKGEHLPHHSRFAITAFLTSIGMSTDEIVDLYRVNSSFGEEMTRYQTDHIRGDTSPTEYSPPSCATMQSYGDCVNKDDLCETIPHPMAYYEERIDDADDDEIEDWRETDGDSASAGD; via the coding sequence ATGCAGCGACTGCACGCCCGGTATCCGTTTCTCGAGGCCGCCCGCGACGCCGTGGCGACGGAGGCTGTCGATCTGGCCACCGTCGTCGAGCAGGATCGGGCGGTCGTCGACCGCGCCCGCGAGCGCGTCGTCGCCTCGCTCGAGGACGGGGAGACCGGTGATCCGCGCCGGGACGCGCGCGTCGAACTGCTCTCCTATCCGGTCGCCCGGGTGCTCGTCTCGATGGTCGACGAACGCGTCCTCGTCCGGAAGTACGCCCGCGCCGAGGCGGCGACGGCATACGATCGCTTCACCGACGACCTGACCGATACGACGGAACTGAAAAGCGTCGACGCGACGGGCCTGGACGTCGATTCCTTGCTGGCCGAGTTCGACCTCCAGGACGCCGTCAGGGAGACGGCCGACGGCTACCGCATCGACGTCGGGACCTACGTCCCGCTCGCGGCGGACCTCTGGGACGACGAGTGGCGACTGGTCAACCGGGCGCTGGCCAACGGCGACGTTCCGGTCACGGAATCGGAACTGCTCACCCTCCTCCGGGAAGCGATCCGCGATCGGATCGACCGTGGACTCCCGTTCGACGTTCCCGACGCGATCGCGACGGCACTGGAAGACGAGGCCGCCGAGATCCGCGAGGTGCTCGCCGACCTCGAGTTGACCCGCGAGATCGATACCGTCGTTCCCGACCTGTTCCCGCCGTGTATGAAGGCGTTACTGGACCGGATCCAGAAGGGCGAGCACCTGCCCCACCACTCGCGGTTCGCGATCACCGCCTTCCTGACGAGTATCGGGATGAGCACGGACGAGATCGTCGACCTCTACCGCGTGAACTCCTCGTTCGGCGAGGAGATGACGCGCTACCAGACCGACCACATCCGTGGGGACACCTCGCCGACGGAGTACTCGCCGCCCTCCTGTGCGACGATGCAGTCCTACGGCGACTGCGTGAACAAGGACGACCTCTGCGAGACGATTCCGCACCCGATGGCCTACTACGAGGAGCGGATCGACGACGCCGACGACGACGAGATCGAGGACTGGCGCGAGACCGACGGCGATAGCGCCTCCGCCGGCGACTGA
- a CDS encoding DUF7472 family protein: MVEREQLIEIVVAVSAVFLMIGAMIGIGTIYGVDNGSLSSDGGEMLVGAIVGFIFLLTAVGIGLAYVLNDPDDDLDSDEDADSQSAV, encoded by the coding sequence ATGGTCGAGCGCGAGCAGCTCATCGAAATCGTCGTGGCAGTCTCTGCCGTCTTCCTGATGATCGGAGCCATGATCGGTATCGGGACGATCTACGGCGTGGATAACGGATCCCTCTCGAGCGACGGCGGCGAGATGCTCGTCGGCGCGATCGTCGGCTTCATTTTCCTGCTGACCGCCGTCGGGATCGGGTTGGCGTACGTCCTGAACGATCCCGACGACGACCTCGATTCGGACGAGGACGCCGACAGCCAGAGCGCGGTCTAG
- a CDS encoding SWIM zinc finger family protein: MKTTASPKAPLPVPSDDHLEERSRRARTEPMSVLALGDGLYEIDSASDHTYLVDLPAGRCTCPDHVFRNARCKHVRRVAIEINEGRTPPPGQIAAPCHDCETAVFVDEDHSGPAYCDEHAIRPGDTVVDRETGDRLTVVDVSVLRADAVRIRPEGTTVAEYGTNESYDSDVPVVGAIYPHATVAKNGVVPESLKVYVFPRTRLEKAT; this comes from the coding sequence ATGAAAACAACAGCGTCACCGAAAGCACCACTGCCAGTTCCGTCCGACGACCACCTCGAAGAGCGATCGCGCCGCGCCCGCACCGAACCGATGTCCGTGCTGGCGCTCGGCGACGGCCTCTACGAGATCGACTCGGCCAGCGACCACACCTATCTCGTCGATCTTCCGGCGGGCCGGTGTACCTGCCCGGATCACGTCTTCCGTAACGCCCGGTGCAAACACGTCCGCCGCGTCGCGATCGAGATCAACGAGGGCCGGACGCCGCCGCCGGGCCAGATCGCCGCCCCGTGTCACGACTGCGAGACGGCGGTGTTCGTCGACGAGGACCACTCCGGCCCGGCCTACTGTGACGAGCACGCGATCCGGCCGGGCGATACCGTCGTCGATCGCGAGACGGGCGATCGGCTGACCGTCGTCGACGTCTCCGTGCTGCGGGCCGACGCGGTCCGGATTCGGCCGGAGGGGACCACCGTCGCCGAGTACGGGACGAACGAGAGCTACGACTCGGACGTGCCCGTCGTCGGTGCGATCTACCCGCACGCGACCGTGGCCAAGAACGGCGTCGTCCCCGAGTCGCTGAAAGTCTACGTCTTCCCGCGGACGCGACTCGAAAAAGCGACGTAG
- a CDS encoding acyl-CoA dehydrogenase family protein, producing the protein MPSGIDYGQFEEGREVNYWELDRTLERELRRIYYAAEFEWAEPRLSEFGEIVGHTIADNADYIDDHGPELEPYDRHGEIQNRVRYPAEQIENERLTYEMGIVADSFEAPPGRDEPMPLSHNLAMQYLLCYADPGFDCPVAMTAGAALVLEKFDDGSLAEYYEGLTAREYDDVIEGAMFLTEEQGGSDVGANETRAEYDDDEGCWRLTGEKWFCSNIDAEGTLALARTGDAPEGTDGLSMFLVPHGDLPGSPVTKGDRVEDGPLSPDEVNDQLYRRLKDKLGTIAVPTGEVEFDGAKAVLVGEEENGFKQMTEMLNLERLSNAAASCGIMGRVLLESKIYAANREAFGDTIDQYPLMREDLVDMTVTHEAAMAYVFEAARLFSERERAERAGEEDEDTYRLMRLLIPIAKLRTARMAVDTASYGMEVHGGNGYVNDFVTNRMLRDAQVLPIWEGTENILSLDVLRALEREGAHEPLREAIEDRLETVSHPALAEAAETVESEYHDLANALATLAGEDGEYAQLSAKRLAHYVFDVFTGALLLEEAQSELEDGNGRMALVARRFVANELETPEGRGITSGDRFALEAFEPIVRHAPVDPDAVSETVTADD; encoded by the coding sequence ATGCCATCCGGGATCGACTACGGCCAGTTCGAGGAGGGCCGTGAGGTCAACTACTGGGAACTCGATCGGACTCTCGAGCGCGAACTGCGACGAATCTACTACGCAGCGGAGTTCGAGTGGGCCGAACCCCGACTGAGCGAGTTCGGCGAGATCGTCGGCCACACGATCGCCGACAACGCCGACTACATCGACGATCACGGGCCGGAACTCGAACCGTACGACAGGCACGGTGAGATCCAGAATCGCGTGCGGTATCCGGCCGAACAGATCGAGAACGAGCGGCTGACCTACGAGATGGGGATCGTCGCCGATTCGTTCGAAGCGCCGCCGGGTCGCGACGAGCCGATGCCCCTCTCGCACAACCTCGCGATGCAGTACCTGCTGTGCTACGCGGATCCCGGCTTCGACTGTCCGGTCGCCATGACCGCGGGCGCGGCGCTCGTCCTCGAGAAGTTCGACGACGGCTCGCTGGCGGAGTATTACGAGGGGCTGACAGCCCGCGAGTACGACGACGTGATCGAAGGCGCGATGTTCCTCACCGAGGAGCAGGGCGGCAGCGACGTCGGTGCGAACGAGACCCGCGCGGAGTACGACGACGACGAGGGATGCTGGCGGCTCACCGGCGAGAAGTGGTTCTGCTCGAATATCGACGCCGAGGGAACGCTCGCGCTCGCCCGAACCGGGGACGCGCCGGAGGGGACCGACGGGCTCTCGATGTTCCTCGTCCCCCACGGGGATCTCCCCGGAAGTCCCGTCACCAAGGGCGATCGGGTCGAGGACGGTCCGCTCTCGCCCGACGAGGTCAACGACCAGCTTTACCGCCGGCTGAAGGACAAACTCGGGACGATCGCCGTTCCCACCGGCGAGGTCGAGTTCGACGGCGCGAAGGCCGTCCTCGTCGGCGAGGAGGAGAACGGCTTCAAGCAGATGACCGAGATGCTCAACCTGGAGCGACTGTCGAACGCAGCCGCTTCCTGTGGCATCATGGGCCGCGTGCTGCTGGAGAGCAAGATTTACGCCGCCAACCGCGAGGCCTTCGGCGATACGATCGACCAGTACCCGCTGATGCGCGAGGACCTGGTCGACATGACCGTCACCCACGAGGCCGCGATGGCGTACGTCTTCGAGGCCGCGCGGCTGTTTTCCGAGCGCGAGCGCGCGGAGCGGGCGGGAGAGGAGGACGAAGACACGTACAGGCTGATGCGCCTGCTGATCCCGATCGCGAAGCTGCGGACCGCTCGAATGGCCGTCGACACGGCCTCCTACGGGATGGAGGTCCACGGCGGCAACGGCTACGTGAACGACTTCGTCACCAACCGGATGCTCCGGGACGCACAGGTGCTGCCGATCTGGGAGGGCACCGAGAACATCCTCTCGCTGGACGTCCTCCGGGCCCTGGAGCGCGAGGGGGCACACGAACCGCTGCGCGAAGCGATCGAGGATCGACTCGAGACGGTCTCGCACCCGGCGCTCGCCGAGGCCGCCGAGACGGTCGAGTCCGAGTATCACGACCTCGCGAACGCGCTCGCGACGCTGGCCGGCGAGGACGGCGAGTACGCTCAGCTCTCGGCCAAGCGTCTCGCACACTACGTCTTCGACGTCTTCACCGGTGCCCTGCTGCTCGAGGAGGCCCAGTCGGAACTCGAGGACGGCAACGGCCGGATGGCACTCGTCGCCCGGCGGTTCGTCGCGAACGAACTCGAAACCCCGGAAGGGCGGGGGATCACGAGCGGCGATCGGTTCGCGCTCGAGGCCTTCGAGCCGATCGTCCGCCACGCGCCGGTCGATCCGGACGCGGTCTCGGAGACGGTGACGGCCGACGACTAG